One region of Anaeromyxobacter paludicola genomic DNA includes:
- a CDS encoding phosphate acyltransferase — protein MTPIRNMRELVERASALGPCRVAVPGADSKTALGAALEGEARGLVEPVLIGDRAAIVTALESYGADPARYPVVDEPDLDRAARRAVALVRGEGAEIVLKGSLSTAQLLRAVLDRDHGLRGPGLLSDVLVTEAPGGEPRLLGVTDGGLNVAPSLEDKRRILENAVRVFHRLGVERPKVALLCAIETVTPAMPHTAEAAALQALAERGELEGCEPFGPVALDGALSVGAARAKGMSHPAAGKADVILVPNIETGNALGKSFTWLAEKRVGHVVEGARAPVLIPSRAEGSMDKLCSLALGVLVARGGR, from the coding sequence ATGACGCCCATCCGGAACATGCGCGAGCTGGTGGAGCGGGCCTCGGCGCTCGGCCCCTGCCGCGTGGCGGTGCCGGGGGCCGACTCCAAGACCGCGCTCGGCGCGGCGCTGGAGGGCGAGGCGCGGGGGCTCGTCGAGCCGGTGCTCATCGGCGACCGGGCCGCCATCGTGACCGCCCTCGAGTCGTACGGCGCCGACCCGGCCCGCTACCCGGTGGTGGACGAGCCCGACCTCGACCGCGCCGCGCGGCGCGCGGTGGCGCTGGTGCGCGGCGAGGGGGCGGAGATCGTCCTCAAGGGGAGCCTCTCCACCGCCCAGCTCCTGCGGGCGGTGCTCGACCGCGATCACGGCCTGCGCGGGCCGGGGCTCCTCTCCGACGTCCTCGTCACCGAGGCGCCCGGCGGCGAGCCGCGGCTGCTCGGCGTCACCGACGGCGGGCTCAACGTGGCGCCCTCGCTCGAGGACAAGCGGCGCATCCTCGAGAACGCGGTGCGGGTCTTCCACCGGCTCGGGGTGGAGCGGCCGAAGGTGGCGCTCCTCTGCGCCATCGAGACCGTGACCCCGGCCATGCCGCACACCGCCGAGGCCGCGGCGCTGCAGGCGCTCGCGGAGCGGGGCGAGCTCGAGGGGTGCGAGCCGTTCGGCCCGGTGGCGCTCGACGGCGCGCTCTCGGTGGGCGCCGCCCGCGCCAAGGGGATGAGCCACCCGGCGGCGGGGAAGGCCGACGTGATCCTCGTCCCCAACATCGAGACCGGCAACGCGCTCGGGAAGTCGTTCACCTGGCTCGCCGAGAAGCGGGTCGGCCACGTGGTGGAGGGGGCGCGCGCCCCGGTGCTCATCCCCTCGCGCGCGGAGGGCAGCATGGACAAGCTCTGCTCGCTGGCGCTGGGCGTGCTCGTGGCGCGGGGTGGGCGGTGA
- the buk gene encoding butyrate kinase, translating into MSGGGEASPPAAPLLLAVNPGAGSTKLGLFRGAALVSEHVERHDERALAALGRVAAQRALRAAAAREFLARAGVRRGELAAVVGRGGLFKPLESGAYLVEDAMLRDAEAGARGDHAANLGALLAAELGAEHGCPALVVDAVSLDELEPVARISGLAGVERTSLCHALNMRAVARRHARTAGRPFAEARLVVAHLGTGASLAAVRDGRLVDVVNPQDEGPFSGDRSGGVPATALIELCFAPGADRGALRRRLFGDGGLHSYLGTRDVREVARRAREGDAQAALVLDAAAYQLAKAIGEMATVLEGRVDAILLTGGAVNEPALVERVRPRVEWIAPVALYPGEDELRALAEGALRVLAGEEPAKRYG; encoded by the coding sequence GTGAGCGGGGGCGGCGAGGCGAGCCCCCCGGCCGCGCCGCTCCTGCTGGCGGTGAACCCCGGCGCCGGCTCCACCAAGCTCGGGCTCTTCCGCGGCGCCGCGCTCGTGTCCGAGCACGTGGAGCGGCACGACGAGCGAGCGCTCGCGGCGCTGGGGCGCGTCGCGGCGCAGCGCGCGCTCCGGGCCGCGGCGGCGCGGGAGTTCCTGGCGCGGGCCGGCGTGCGTCGCGGCGAGCTCGCCGCGGTGGTCGGCCGGGGCGGGCTCTTCAAGCCGCTCGAGAGCGGCGCGTACCTGGTGGAGGACGCCATGCTCCGCGACGCCGAGGCGGGCGCGCGCGGCGACCACGCCGCCAACCTGGGCGCGCTCCTCGCCGCGGAGCTCGGGGCCGAGCACGGCTGCCCGGCGCTGGTGGTGGACGCGGTCTCGCTCGACGAGCTCGAGCCGGTGGCCCGGATCTCCGGGCTCGCCGGCGTGGAGCGCACCAGCCTCTGCCACGCGCTCAACATGCGCGCCGTGGCGCGGCGGCACGCCCGGACCGCGGGGCGGCCGTTCGCCGAGGCGCGGCTCGTGGTGGCGCACCTCGGGACCGGCGCCTCGCTCGCGGCGGTGCGCGACGGCCGGCTCGTGGACGTGGTGAACCCGCAGGACGAGGGGCCGTTCTCCGGCGACCGCTCGGGCGGCGTGCCCGCGACCGCGCTCATCGAGCTCTGCTTCGCGCCGGGCGCGGACCGCGGGGCGCTGCGCAGGCGGCTCTTCGGCGACGGCGGGCTCCACTCCTACCTCGGCACGCGCGACGTCCGCGAGGTGGCGCGCCGCGCCCGCGAGGGGGACGCGCAGGCGGCGCTGGTGCTCGACGCCGCCGCCTACCAGCTCGCGAAGGCGATCGGCGAGATGGCGACGGTGCTCGAGGGGCGGGTGGACGCGATCCTGCTCACCGGGGGCGCGGTGAACGAGCCCGCGCTCGTGGAGCGGGTGCGGCCGCGGGTCGAGTGGATCGCGCCGGTGGCGCTCTACCCCGGCGAGGACGAGCTGCGGGCGCTGGCGGAAGGGGCGCTG